One Chloroflexota bacterium genomic region harbors:
- a CDS encoding pyruvate carboxylase subunit B: MTQQKPNPEAVSPLRITETSFRDGHQCTVATRMRTADLEAIAEAMDRAGFHSIEMWGGATFDAMTRFLAEDPWERLRLLKRLMPKTPFQMLLRGQNLVGYRNYPNDIVKAFINHAAGCGIDIFRIFDALNDEWNLESSIKYVKECGKHAQGAVCFSVTEGRVGGPIYNIDYFVKKALTLQDMGVDSICLKDMAGMINPYDTQAVILAFKSKLRVPIQLHTHYTSGMASMAVLKAAEAGIDAVDTCLAPMALRAAQPAIEPIVATLRGTPRDTGLDLAYLLKLGAHFEKVLPKYRDFLDTTRFAAIDTNVLMHQIPGGMISNLLSQLREADALDRLPEVYVEIARTRADMGHPPLVTPSSQIVGVQAVNNVLFGRYKMITAQVKDYCFGLYGRPPAPINPDLVKAALKGYPGGEKPLTGKTADYLKPELDKAKAESKGVAKDIGDVLTYALYPTTGLRFLKWKYGQEPVPPETQGKTLEDIKREDELIAKIKEGKPVETPAKAPPAKSPRARAFNVYVAGQHYLVDVDPADGVPKLQPQVPASGKAPAPQPQPPKPPPAVFNGSNQVLAPMPGIVIKCLVAEGDVVEAGQSVISLEAMKMENALPAPAGGKVRFTVKPGARVTKGQVLAVIE; the protein is encoded by the coding sequence GGACCGCGCTGGCTTCCACTCCATCGAGATGTGGGGCGGCGCCACCTTTGACGCCATGACCCGCTTCCTGGCGGAAGACCCCTGGGAGCGCCTCCGCCTCCTCAAGCGCCTCATGCCCAAGACGCCATTCCAGATGCTCCTCCGGGGGCAGAACCTCGTCGGCTATCGCAACTATCCCAATGACATCGTCAAAGCCTTCATCAACCACGCCGCCGGATGCGGCATAGACATCTTCCGCATCTTCGATGCGCTGAACGATGAGTGGAACCTGGAAAGTTCCATCAAGTATGTGAAGGAGTGCGGCAAGCACGCCCAGGGCGCCGTCTGCTTCTCCGTCACGGAAGGGCGCGTCGGCGGCCCCATCTACAACATAGACTATTTCGTGAAGAAGGCCCTCACCCTTCAGGATATGGGCGTGGACAGCATCTGCCTCAAAGACATGGCCGGGATGATCAACCCCTACGATACCCAGGCCGTCATCCTGGCCTTCAAGTCCAAGCTTCGCGTCCCCATCCAGCTGCACACGCACTACACCAGCGGCATGGCCTCCATGGCCGTCCTCAAGGCCGCCGAAGCCGGCATAGACGCCGTGGACACCTGCCTGGCGCCCATGGCCCTTCGCGCGGCGCAACCCGCCATCGAGCCCATCGTCGCCACCCTGCGCGGCACCCCTCGCGATACCGGCCTCGATCTCGCCTACCTCCTCAAGCTCGGCGCCCACTTTGAAAAAGTCCTCCCCAAGTACCGCGATTTCCTGGACACCACGCGCTTCGCCGCCATAGATACCAACGTCCTCATGCACCAGATCCCCGGCGGCATGATCAGCAACCTCCTCTCCCAGCTCCGTGAGGCGGACGCCCTCGATCGCCTGCCGGAGGTCTACGTGGAGATCGCCAGGACGCGGGCGGACATGGGCCATCCGCCCCTGGTGACGCCCTCCAGCCAGATCGTCGGCGTGCAGGCCGTCAACAACGTCCTCTTCGGCCGCTACAAGATGATTACGGCCCAGGTGAAGGACTACTGCTTCGGCCTCTATGGCCGTCCGCCTGCCCCCATCAATCCTGACCTGGTGAAAGCGGCGCTCAAAGGCTACCCCGGCGGCGAAAAGCCCCTCACCGGCAAAACCGCCGACTACTTGAAACCCGAGCTTGACAAGGCCAAGGCCGAATCCAAAGGCGTCGCCAAAGACATCGGCGATGTCCTCACCTACGCCCTCTATCCCACCACTGGCCTCCGCTTCCTTAAGTGGAAGTACGGCCAGGAGCCCGTTCCTCCGGAGACCCAGGGCAAGACTCTGGAAGACATCAAGCGGGAAGATGAGCTCATCGCCAAGATCAAAGAGGGGAAGCCTGTGGAGACCCCCGCGAAGGCGCCGCCCGCCAAAAGCCCTCGTGCCCGCGCCTTCAACGTCTACGTTGCAGGTCAGCACTACCTGGTGGACGTTGACCCTGCCGATGGCGTCCCCAAGCTCCAGCCGCAGGTCCCTGCCTCTGGGAAAGCCCCGGCCCCTCAGCCCCAGCCGCCCAAGCCTCCCCCCGCCGTCTTCAACGGCTCGAATCAAGTCCTCGCCCCCATGCCGGGAATCGTGATAAAATGCCTCGTCGCTGAAGGAGATGTCGTGGAGGCTGGCCAAAGCGTCATCAGCCTGGAGGCGATGAAGATGGAGAACGCCCTCCCCGCACCCGCAGGCGGCAAGGTGCGCTTTACCGTCAAACCCGGCGCTAGGGTCACAAAGGGTCAAGTCTTAGCGGTCATCGAATAG
- a CDS encoding isocitrate/isopropylmalate dehydrogenase family protein encodes MTTTVQPKNYTIEEAKTHFGKVLEQQLARVERVRKDTAPTDFSKVKPIIVGILGGDGIGPYIAADAQRVLETLLKDELKSGKVQFKTVEGLTIENRAKHLKAIPDDVLAEIKKCHVTLKGPTTTPEKGDGWPNIESANVAMRKELDLFANVRPVRIPSQGIDWIFFRENTEDVYAVGSQGIQVNDLAVDFKVITAPGSRRIIRMGFDYAKRNGKTSVTIVTKANVVKTTDGLFLEMAKEVAKDYPGIKWEGWYIDIMTAKLLDTKRRTDFQVIVLPNLYGDIITDEAAEIQGGVGTAGSANIGNKYAMFEAIHGSAPRMVKEGRAKYADPSSMIRAGAMLMEHIGFGATAQKLNIALEVCGQFEKKLVMTGRDTGATGKEFGDYILDTIKDPTLESRWKKYSGAK; translated from the coding sequence ATGACAACCACGGTTCAGCCCAAGAACTACACCATCGAGGAGGCCAAGACCCACTTCGGCAAGGTCCTCGAACAGCAGCTGGCGCGCGTCGAGCGCGTCAGGAAGGATACTGCGCCCACCGATTTCTCCAAGGTCAAGCCCATCATCGTCGGCATCCTCGGCGGCGATGGCATCGGCCCTTACATCGCCGCCGATGCCCAGCGCGTCCTGGAAACCCTCCTCAAGGACGAGCTCAAGAGCGGCAAGGTGCAGTTCAAGACCGTCGAAGGCCTCACCATCGAAAATCGCGCCAAGCACCTCAAGGCCATCCCGGACGACGTGCTGGCCGAGATCAAAAAGTGCCACGTCACCCTCAAGGGCCCCACCACGACTCCTGAAAAAGGCGATGGATGGCCCAATATCGAAAGCGCCAACGTCGCCATGCGCAAAGAGCTCGATCTCTTCGCCAACGTGCGCCCCGTCCGCATCCCTAGTCAGGGCATTGACTGGATCTTCTTCCGCGAAAACACGGAGGACGTCTATGCCGTCGGCAGCCAGGGCATCCAGGTGAACGACCTGGCCGTGGACTTCAAGGTCATCACCGCCCCGGGCTCCCGCCGCATCATCCGCATGGGCTTTGATTACGCCAAGCGCAACGGCAAGACCAGCGTCACCATCGTCACCAAGGCCAATGTCGTCAAGACGACGGACGGCCTCTTCCTGGAAATGGCCAAGGAGGTCGCCAAGGACTATCCCGGCATCAAGTGGGAGGGTTGGTACATAGACATCATGACCGCCAAGCTCTTGGACACCAAGCGCCGCACCGATTTCCAGGTCATCGTCCTTCCCAACCTCTACGGCGATATCATTACGGATGAAGCGGCGGAGATCCAGGGAGGCGTCGGCACCGCGGGCAGCGCCAACATCGGCAACAAGTACGCCATGTTCGAAGCGATCCACGGCAGCGCCCCGCGCATGGTCAAGGAAGGCCGCGCCAAGTACGCCGACCCCAGCTCCATGATCCGCGCAGGCGCCATGCTCATGGAGCACATCGGCTTCGGCGCCACCGCCCAAAAGCTCAATATCGCCCTGGAGGTCTGCGGCCAATTCGAAAAGAAGCTCGTCATGACCGGCCGCGATACCGGCGCTACCGGCAAGGAGTTCGGCGACTACATCCTAGACACCATCAAAGACCCCACCCTGGAGTCCCGCTGGAAGAAATACTCCGGCGCCAAGTAA
- the mdh gene encoding malate dehydrogenase — MRKKVTVVGAGNVGATLAQRVAEKGYADVVLVDIVEGLPQGKALDIQESAPVLEFDSRITGSNTYEATANSDIVVITAGIARKPGMSRDDLLNTNQKIVGGVTEQVVKYSPNAVLIIVSNPLDAMCHVAHKVSKFPRNRVIGMAGVLDTARFRTFIAMELNVAVEEVQAYVLGGHGDTMVPLTRYTSVAGIPVGELIPKGRLDQIVQRARDGGAEIVSLLKTGSAYYAPSASTLQMVEAILFDKKRILPCAALLEGEYGIKGLYIGVPVKLGASGIEQIIEVKLTPDEGAALKKSAAAVQELVTALKL, encoded by the coding sequence ATGCGAAAGAAAGTGACCGTCGTCGGAGCAGGCAACGTCGGCGCCACCCTCGCCCAGCGCGTGGCCGAAAAGGGCTATGCCGATGTCGTCCTCGTGGACATCGTCGAAGGCCTCCCCCAGGGCAAAGCCCTCGATATCCAGGAGTCCGCCCCCGTCCTGGAGTTCGATTCGCGCATCACCGGCTCCAACACCTATGAGGCCACCGCGAACTCGGACATCGTCGTCATCACCGCCGGCATCGCGCGCAAGCCCGGCATGAGCCGCGACGACCTCCTCAACACCAACCAGAAGATCGTCGGCGGCGTGACGGAGCAGGTCGTCAAATACTCCCCCAACGCCGTTCTTATCATCGTCAGCAACCCCTTGGACGCCATGTGCCACGTGGCCCACAAGGTCAGCAAGTTCCCCAGGAACCGCGTCATCGGCATGGCGGGCGTCCTGGATACCGCCCGCTTCCGCACCTTCATCGCCATGGAGCTCAACGTGGCGGTGGAAGAAGTCCAGGCCTACGTCCTCGGCGGCCACGGCGATACCATGGTCCCCCTCACCCGCTACACCAGCGTCGCAGGCATCCCCGTCGGCGAGCTCATCCCCAAAGGCCGCCTCGACCAGATCGTCCAGCGCGCCCGGGATGGCGGCGCGGAGATCGTCAGCCTCCTCAAGACCGGCAGCGCCTACTACGCCCCTTCGGCCTCAACCCTCCAGATGGTGGAGGCCATCCTCTTCGATAAGAAGCGTATCCTCCCCTGCGCCGCGCTCCTGGAGGGCGAGTACGGCATCAAGGGCCTCTACATCGGCGTGCCCGTGAAGCTCGGCGCATCCGGCATCGAGCAGATCATCGAAGTGAAGCTCACGCCCGATGAAGGCGCCGCCCTCAAGAAGTCGGCCGCGGCCGTCCAGGAGCTCGTCACCGCCCTGAAGTTGTAA